Part of the Primulina huaijiensis isolate GDHJ02 chromosome 15, ASM1229523v2, whole genome shotgun sequence genome is shown below.
GTATACTTGGATTGGAATCTGGAGCTTCAGATGCAGAAATAAAAAAAGCATATAGGAGACTATCCATTTTATACCACCCTGATAAAAATCCAGACCCAGGTTGACAGATCATTGGAGTTACAGTTTTCCCATTGAAATCAAGATTGAAATCCACAAGTTTTCGTGGCACTTAttgatttgtaattttttttatgtagagGCTCACAAATATTTCATAGACTTTATCTCAAAGGCTTATCAGGCTCTAACAGATCCAGTATCACGGGAAAACTTTGAGAAATATGGTCATCCTGATGGCCGGCAGGTAGACATGTCCTTAACAGTGGTGCAGAGAGTGTCTGCTTGCTTCCTTACTTTTCTGAAAGGTGATATTCTATTTGAGAAAGTGTACATATAAGTATTTTAATTCTCTTCCATGTAGGGGCTTCAAATGGGGATCGCTCTTCCTCAGTTTCTCCTGAACATTGATGGACCATCTGGTGGAATTTTATTGCTTGGAATTGTGGGAGTTTGTATTGTTCTTCCCTTGACAGTTACTGTTATATATCTGTCCAGGTCATCAAAGTACACTGGGAATTATGTTATGCATCACACAATGTATGCGTATTTCCATCTCATGAAGCCTTCATTAGCTCCGAGGTACATATAACTTTATATTAGACTTGGTATTGTACAGAATCTTGAAACCTTGTGCAAGTTCAGACTAGAACCTATACAAAAGTTTGGAACAGTGACATTTTGGATCTCTATTTGTATTTTGGACATAAGCGTGTTTTATTGTGGTACTTAATTATATTGCTTGGATTTGTAGAATGTCACGTGCACATTTGCTTTAGGTATAGttcttataatttatttgggatATGCGGTCTTGAATTCCTGTTCTTTTCGTccttttataattataattattattactataataGTACCTTGTTGCCTAGATTTTGTACTGAACAATGTATGAGAACTTTTCCTAGCTTAACTTGTACTAGACAATGTTTAAGCACTgttttttccataaaatatAGTTTCTCTACCTTTTGCTCATTGTTATTCTTTTATCTAACAGCAAGGTCATTGATGCGTTCATACATGCTGCTGAATACATGGAAATACCAGTTCGTCGAACCGATGATGAATACCTCcagaaattatttttgttagTCCGGAGTGAATTGAATCTGGATCTTAGAAATATACGGCAGGAACAAGCTAAATTTTGGAAGCAACACCCTGCTTTAGTTAAGGTGATGTGCTAACTGTTGACAAGTTTGACAGCTTTGCCAGAGTTTTTCTTCTTAATTTATTAGTTTTTTGCTTGCAGTCTGAACTATTGATGCAAGCTCATTTGACTCGTGAAACAGCAGCATTTTCTCCATCTTTGCATCATGATCTTAAAAAAATGCTTTTCCTTGCACCTCGTCTTCTGGAAGAGCTAATGAAGGTATTGTTAGTCGGTTAGATCTGAGATCTGTTTCACTTCCAAATGAAGTCGCGACTTTATGTATTATTGTTAGCAagttctattttatttttacccACATTAAGTAATGTGAATGATCATTCAAGTAGAGTGACATTTCTTTAAAAGGCTATCTAGTCAATTTCCCAATTTTTAACTAAACTTGCAACTCTCTGCACTGTGGTCCTCAACGTTATTTCATTCTCACCTCTGATTTCATTTTATCAAAGTTTATCCATCAACTTACATTTTCTAGATGACTAAATGGTATGAAGTTTACAATTTGTGCAGATGGCAATTATACCACGCACACAACAGGGGCATGGATGGCTTAGACCTGCAATTGGAGTGGTTGAACTGTCCCAGAGCATAATTCAGGTGTTCTTCAAAGTCCCAATATGAAacatttcaatttcaaattaagCTACGAGTCATCTGATCTAATAGTCGGTTCACTCATATTCAACCAGGATCTTGTACTGAATATTTTTAGAAAGATGAATTTCACTGATGTGCCCGATTAATTGAATTTGCCGTTCTTGATCCAGGCTGTACCCCTCAGTGCCAGAAAATCCTCTGGGGCATCAAGCGAAGGATATGGTCCGTTTCTCCAGCTACCGCACTTCAGTGAGAGTGTCGTCAAAAAGATTGCCAGAAAGGTCTCTCCCTCCATCCATCCAATGCATACATAGATACacatctatatctatatatattattatctcttTGCCTGTACAGGATAAATGTGTCTCCTGTTTCTAAGCTGATGTTCAGCTATTGATAGAGATCACATCATCCAGCAATTGATAACATTcatctatttttagtatttcaTTTGACAAATAGGAATAAGTCTCGTGTATTGTTGTCGGTAGAATTATCCAATTCTCATTCTATTTAGttgtatataaatataattcagTTACTTTGCATGTCGACACAACTGTATACTTGCACAATGCTACTGATTAACTTTCATTATTCTGTGGATTTaagaaaatttgataattttggtTACCTATCACATTGGCCTTGATGTGTTGATTTTTTGTTATGCTTTGCTTTCCTTTGACCGTCTTTAAAATTTCAATGATTTACAGTCATTTGTTCTTCTGACAGAAAGTACGAACATTCCAAGATTTCCGTGACATGAAACAACAAGAACGTGCAGAGCTGTTGGCTCAGACTGCTGACTTTTCTGCTGAGGAATCTCAAGATGTAGAAATGGTTCTCGATATGATGCCTTCCATTTCAATCGACTTAACATGCGAGACAGAAGGTGAAGAAGGGATACAAGAGGGTGATGTTGTAACAATGCAAGCATGGATTACTCTCCACCGTGGAAATGGCTTGATTGGCGCCCTTCCACATGCTCCCCACTTCCCATATGAGAAAGAAGAGAGTTTCTGGTTACTTCTTGCAGATTCCATGAATGATGTGTGGATGTCACAGAAGGTTAATTTTATGGACGAGGCAACAGCAATAATAGCTGCATCAAAAGCAATACAGGAGTTAAAGGAGGGGTCTGGCGCTAACACGAGAGAAATAAGCACAGCTGTGAAAGAAGCAATTGACAGAGTGAAATCTGGTTCTAGGCTCGTGATGGGCAAGTTCCAAGCCCCTCCCGAGGGAAATTACAATCTTACATCATACTGTTTGTGTGACTCATGGATTGGTTGTGATGCTAAGTGTAATATCCGGTTGAAGATTTTGAAAAGAAGCCGTGCAGGGACAAGGGGTATTACTGCTGCGGATGAGGTGCCATCTTTAGAGGATGGGGTTGAAGAGGAAGAAGAGGAAGGAGAGGATGATTATGATGAAGATTATGAGAGTGAATacagtgaagatgatgaagatattaaAGACAAGGATTCAAAAGGAACCACGTTGAATGGTTCAGCCCATGCTCGGGTCGATGACTCAAGTTCAGATGATtcgaaaaatgattaaatttatactGTTTTTAACCTGCGCTCAATGTTTATTCATTGGATTTTACATcgtagtttggttttaccaagataagggaaaaaataaagataggttttttatattattttatctaattccataatggtttaaaatatttcgtaCCTCAGCAAATTTTGGAACAATCGAAAGGATGGTTAGGTGAAGTGGAAGTAAAGACAAAGATCCTCCGACAATTACTGTTCTAAAATACACCGAGGTTGTATTCCATGTTCAACCCTAATTCTATAAGAATTAGGTAGCCTAAGGCCGTTACTACATAGATTGGCAAGTAGGAAGTAACGTTATGTTGTTTGCGTTGGTTTTCTGCTGCTACTGAGATGATAAGTTTCAGAATGCAAAAGCAAACTAAGTGTCAGATATCTTTTCTTATTGTATGCAAAAATTATGAAAGCCACATTTAGAAGACTATTTCTGTAGATAATGATTTTTCCAACAAGGAAGTTGGTGAAACTGTTGCAGCTCTCTCGAAGTGAAATGCCGTGTTGATCAGAGCGCAATAGCAATGTAGGCGAAAGTCGATTCAGGTCTTGAAAGTTTTTAATAATCAGACGCGCATAACAGAGTACACAAAACACAATCCTAAATACCAGAGATAAACTCTCCCAACTCTCTCACATTAGTTTAACAGCATTACAGCTTAAATGCAGTTTGATTTTATCCATCAGCTTTAATCTCCACTTGCGCACCCCCTACAGCCACAATGCGCACATTCTATAACCTTCTCCTCTCGTAAATGCTTTGGGACTCGGCAGACACACGTAGTTTGAAAGTTATGATCACGGGGTTGGATACACTTCAAACAACAAAGCCTTTCATAGCCGGGCTGCGATTCACAGAGCAACAATGAGTAATGCAGTATGGGAAAGCAGATATAGTTCATTCAAGGGctattattaacataaaaactGAAAACACAAGAGTTAGGCGTTTGAAAATGTCAGGAATTTAAACTGATTATTCAACAGTGTCAATCTAGAGTAGGTTCCACACGCCTACAAATGTGGTGTTTGGGACCATAGTAAAATTCAGTGCGCAAAAATAGATCTACAGCATATTTTGAGCACATGGCGACGGCCAAGACATGtataaatttgagaaaatttcGAGGAAGAATACAGAAAATTCAGACTTGATCAGCTAACCTTTTTCCACTTTGCAATTAGATTACGATCAGCATATCCTTGATCCAAGCAGAACTCATACAATTCCTTTGAAATTTCTTTCCTCCTGATATAAAGGTCAAATATGTATCGACTCTTCTGGTGGGCAATTTTAAATATAGGCCACAAGGCTTCACATTTTCTTTTACCATCATGTGGATCATTCTCcgctgaagaagaaaagatgataaGAAAAGGAAATGAAAGCACTATGAGTATGCGCAAAAGTATTGCTTCCAGGGAAAAAAACCACCCGCGATATGCAACGCATACAAAATTGGGAAACAACGAATCTGTAGAGGGAAAAACTCGAGTAAGATTCGTATAAAAAAAACCTTCTCTCATTTTTGCCTGCAGTTCGCGTAGAGTAGGTTCAATCAACTCCCAACCCTCTGGGTACTTCACCCTGTTCGTCTTAACCTTCGGCATGATTTCCTCTGCCAGAaccattaacaaaaaaaatcaaaaattctGTTGAAAGAATGAATAGAAGTACCACATGGTTAGATATCCATTTTCGCACACCCACGGTACTTGAGAACCACTTTTCGCTCAGGTAAATTACACACGAAATCCGAAACTTTTCTAGGGTTGGACTACTGGCCGCTATTTGGGAGTTTACAATTTACATAGGTTTAAATCTTCTAAAATCTGAAGAAAACTTGTTCATACAATTCAACGCTAGATtacttccaaaaaaaaaaactaaattcctTTTTGAAATACAACGAAAAACAGCAATTTAAACGCTGCATCAACCTCGAACCTCATAATTCAtggtaaaataattaatctttaatgATTGTAGCTGATGATGTCTACCTGATATTGAGCTATTCCAAAGGTACGGGCTGTCCACCGTAGGCCTCCAGCGACCGACGCGATTACCCGATTAACCACCACTCAGACCTGAAAGAGGACGTGGTATAGCTTGCAGGTTAATATATGCGGGTTCAATTCGGATATATTTGCCCACCCAAGTTGAATAATATGGCCCCCTTTTGcgtaaattaaatatggttTAAATAGTGTACGTACACACATTTACCTTGGTTGTGTTcggattaaataatttaaatttaaaaaaatattcaaactaTTCTAAAACATctctataataaaataaatttgaaaatcatcgcaataatttaaaaaataattagtcaaaatttaaaataaatttatccaaacaaaataataaatttgttgttataaacttgaaatttttaaCTTCAAATTCATACATCCAAATATAATCCAACAATTTTTACCTCGTAAATTGTTtggatgaaaatataaaattgttttaaaatttaatcgtCAATATGAGATCCTTCGAATTTACTTTTAAATCTAATACATTAATGCCAAATTCCGTCACGGGAAATGACGATACTAACTCAGATAATGACAGTCACAGTCCTCACATCTTATGTATATAAATTAAACTATATAAAGTAATTAGATACCAGAATCAGCGAGTCATGCTTTGGTCATCATACAAAAAAGAGTAGCGATAACCTCCAAAAAAATTCCAAGTAATACACACAACAGTAATTGTTGCAATAGATATATAGGAAGAGTGCCATTTGACTTTTGAACCACGATCATTTACACCAATATCACATTAAAGCTACGCCAGCTCATTGTAATGGTTCTCGACTCGCATGGATTCATGTCGTTGCGTCCATCTGGGATATCTCAGGGAAGTTGGCTACCTTCTTAAAGCACCATAGTTTCTTGTCACCtacacaaacaaaaaaaataaaattaaaaagttaTAGCAACAATAATAAAACTCCGGAAgcttaaatttataattttctatATGATCCACATATACATGTTggaaaaaatcagaaaaatgaCTCGTGGGATTCCATTTCGGGTTGCCAGGTTTCCCAAAAACCAAAGATTTAGCGCACTTGTTTCTTTTGAGTCATCACCGGTTGAACTCTTTCTCAAGTTGTGCTTGGATGATTTGaaatgatgaatttcaaatttcttttcttgttttgatgaataaaatataaagtgaaaatcaaaataaactCCATATCGAACTCGTGCAATTTCAACAGTGAGATAAGtctaatttgaaattcatcctaaaaatattttccgaaATCAAATCTCTCTTCCCTCCAAATGAAATTCATCAATTCAAGCATGATCTTAGTTAATTAACAATCAAAGCTAATTACATATTTTTGTTTGAGTTCCTTATTTACGAGACAACACTGATCCTTGGGTGTTTGGCGACTAATCCTTTTGTCAAGCAAAAATAAGCAAATTAAGATCCAAAGATTCAATTGCACTTGTGAGATCTAAAACACATATCTAAGAGGGCAGAGGAACGCGGGCATGTCATACTTGGAATAACTCTAGTTTCCATTTTTCCGACTTGTAAACCATAGTACAGAAACACGAGCAAAGAAATCGAGAAACACGAGTGTTCCATTCAAAGTAGCATATATCAATTACCCGAGGTTGAGGTGTACTAAGTTTCTTCACTATTTCCTCGTCGTCCTCGTCGTCGTCTCTACTAGTAAGCAATCTTTGAAGAGAAGCAGAAGAGCTGTCTGATTTTCTTCCCCTCTTAGAGGCTGTGGCAGATCCTCTACCCCTTCCCCTTGAAGCAGATCTTTTTCTTCCCTTGCCTTGGAGAGGTAGAGCGTCATCCttcaaacatacaaattatGACCCAGGATCAAACAAAAAGTAAAAGCAAAAAAACTTACAGTTAGAGAAATAACTTGAGAGTTTGTCCATACCGAACTACCATCAATATCTTTTGAGTCAAATTTCTCAGTTTCGTCATTTGAATCTGAGTCCACGATGTCCTCATCATCAGCCAAACTCTGAACTGAAGCTGATGCAACAGTTGATGCAGGTCTAGGGAAATAAATATCATGTAGAAATTCCTCACAGAaatgaaaagttgaaagcatTTTCATGATTAAAACAGAACAAATCAAAAGGTAGCCTCTAGACTCTAGAACATAAAACTGACCTTCGTGAAGGACGTAAACTCAGGGCTGCGTCTAATGTTGTTTGCTTTAACGTACTGGAAGCCCTGCCTCTACCTCTACCTCTTCCCCTTCCTCTGGCAATAGTTTTACCAGCTTCTGATGAGTCGTGAGAGGTCCTAAAAGTTTGTGACAGATCTTTCTTTCCTTTCCTGGTAGACTTTGTGCCAGTAAATAGAGTGGCATCCTCATCATCGCTGAAGGAAGCTTCACGTCCTACATTACTCTTTGTGTTTGTAATGTTCTGATGGAATCAACCAAGtaacaaaatataaatagatAGCCAAGCCTACATCTTATAAGAATCTTATTTCGCACTAGGCAATAGGATATAAGCATACCTCAGACGATTGGCCGCTAAATGTGAACTGTTGTTGGCCTACTGTTTTTGAGGCTCTTTCT
Proteins encoded:
- the LOC140959669 gene encoding dnaJ protein ERDJ2-like, with protein sequence MAAKEENSGLFPIFVLTMIALPLVPYTVFNLYHTFTKKAKDITCRCSVCFHSGKYRKSLFKRISNFSTYSNLTIVLLWVLMAILIFYINQINTEIQIFEPFSILGLESGASDAEIKKAYRRLSILYHPDKNPDPEAHKYFIDFISKAYQALTDPVSRENFEKYGHPDGRQGLQMGIALPQFLLNIDGPSGGILLLGIVGVCIVLPLTVTVIYLSRSSKYTGNYVMHHTMYAYFHLMKPSLAPSKVIDAFIHAAEYMEIPVRRTDDEYLQKLFLLVRSELNLDLRNIRQEQAKFWKQHPALVKSELLMQAHLTRETAAFSPSLHHDLKKMLFLAPRLLEELMKMAIIPRTQQGHGWLRPAIGVVELSQSIIQAVPLSARKSSGASSEGYGPFLQLPHFSESVVKKIARKKVRTFQDFRDMKQQERAELLAQTADFSAEESQDVEMVLDMMPSISIDLTCETEGEEGIQEGDVVTMQAWITLHRGNGLIGALPHAPHFPYEKEESFWLLLADSMNDVWMSQKVNFMDEATAIIAASKAIQELKEGSGANTREISTAVKEAIDRVKSGSRLVMGKFQAPPEGNYNLTSYCLCDSWIGCDAKCNIRLKILKRSRAGTRGITAADEVPSLEDGVEEEEEEGEDDYDEDYESEYSEDDEDIKDKDSKGTTLNGSAHARVDDSSSDDSKND
- the LOC140959674 gene encoding protein BUD31 homolog 2; its protein translation is MPKVKTNRVKYPEGWELIEPTLRELQAKMREAENDPHDGKRKCEALWPIFKIAHQKSRYIFDLYIRRKEISKELYEFCLDQGYADRNLIAKWKKPGYERLCCLKCIQPRDHNFQTTCVCRVPKHLREEKVIECAHCGCRGCASGD